A portion of the Pseudoalteromonas luteoviolacea genome contains these proteins:
- a CDS encoding nuclear transport factor 2 family protein codes for MKLLSFVSVLLLSACSTVKIDKSEPITVGAEQENFKTTNVEAHQVIDDHLVAYNSNDYASFKALFHEEIEVYDFPNNLSFKGMKALDKVYKSLVEDLDKKAFISERIIDGNFVVDKEAVKFHMTGRGEQSLEVLVIYQLKDDLIYRVMFLRDE; via the coding sequence ATGAAGTTATTATCATTTGTCTCGGTGCTTCTATTATCTGCATGTAGCACGGTCAAAATCGATAAAAGTGAACCTATTACCGTGGGTGCAGAACAGGAAAATTTCAAAACGACTAATGTTGAGGCCCATCAGGTAATTGATGATCATTTAGTGGCGTACAACAGCAATGATTATGCATCGTTTAAAGCGCTATTTCATGAAGAGATAGAGGTTTACGACTTTCCCAACAATTTATCTTTTAAAGGGATGAAGGCGCTAGATAAAGTATATAAATCATTAGTTGAAGATTTAGATAAAAAAGCTTTTATTAGTGAAAGGATTATTGATGGTAATTTTGTGGTCGATAAAGAGGCCGTTAAGTTCCATATGACCGGTCGGGGTGAGCAATCATTAGAAGTACTCGTGATTTATCAATTAAAGGACGATCTGATTTATCGAGTTATGTTTTTACGAGATGAATAA